The Halotia branconii CENA392 region CGAATTATCGGCGCGATGGATACTGAAGATAGTTCACCCGGTACGATTTATTTTGCTATTTCGGTAACACTACTATTTGGGTTGCTGTGGCGACCGGATAGCGCAGTTGACAACGTTCCTGTTGCTGTGGCTGGGGTGATGGCGATGACTTGGGGAGACGCACTGGCGGCGTTAATTGGCAGGCGTTTCGGACAGCATAAATACCAAGTTGGTAATTCTGTGCGTTCTTGGGAGGGTTCGGTGGCAATGTTACTGGCGAGTACGTTAGCGATATTTTTAGTACTGCTGTTATTACCTGGTTCGTCCCTCAGTCCTCTAGCAATACCTGTAAGTGCGGAAAAGGCTTTTTTGATAGCGTTAGTTAGTGCTATTTTTGCCACCCTAGCTGAGGCAGTTTCGCCCCACGGTACAGATAATCTCAGTGTGCCGCTAGTGACGACAGGGGTAGCATGGTTGATGATGCAAGGTTTATCCAACTTTGAGTTTAGCTGATTATTCTCAAAAGCTAAAAAGGTCGAGCCAACGGCTAAGACAAAAAAACTAGCTAGGTTAAATTTTATTTAATTCATTAAGACTCAACTCTCTTCCTCCCAATCCTCAATCTGCAACCTATTCACTCGACTAAACTCCCGTGTATTATGTGTAACCAATATTAAATCATTCGCTAGTGCAATAGCTGCAATTTGAAAATCATTGGGGCCAATAGGAGTCCCCCTAACTGACAATTCCACGCGAATTATTCCGTAAATGAGGGCAGCAGAATCATCAAACGGCAGCGAAACAAACAACTTGAGAAACTCTTGTTGGCGAGCTTTGGTCCTTTCAGGATTCTTGCTTTTTATTGCACCATAAAATAACTCACCTTTGACCACAGAACACACAGCAATATCTGCAATATTTGTTGCTCGCAAATGCTCCCGAATTGCCATTGACCTACCATTGAGATAACGAGCGCAAACATTAGTGTCCAGTAAATATATCACACGATTTCTTCCCTTTCTTCAAAATCACCCTCAGAATCAATAACAATAGGGTCATCTTGACAGCTACTATAAGTCTGCTCAAAAAAACCAGGAGGCCAACCCAATTCTTCTGGTGTTTTTTGCTGTTTTGGTATTTCTATCGGTTGATAAATTACCATGATTTCAACTTCTTTATCTGTGATTCCCACGGGAATTTCTAAATGTAAAATCCCATCTTTGCCGACACGCTTTGTTAATTTAATACTGTGCATTATTGTTTATCCTTTAGATATTACTCTACTGGAGTTTAGAATAGTTCGCGGTGCAAAACTAGAGACAGAATCAAGCAAAACTATTATTAAAGCTGGAAGAGAAAAGATAGAATGAAGAGCGATAATAGCAGCAAACAAAAAATTAGTTAAATTCCAATATCTTCGTCAAGAAACTAATATTGATGAAGTGTGGTTTGTAAAATGAAAAATCTCAAATTATTTAACAGTCTCAGTCTGCGAAATTAAACCTCGACTGATAATAGTTAAATTATGAGCGATTATTCCCCAGCCCACCCAACGTTTTAATCCCATGTCTCCTCTATACAAACAACGTTGGAATCCAAAACATCTTTTCAAAAAACTAATACGTCCTTCTACACCGTTATGCCAATACTGCCTTAAAATTAAACTTTCTTTGACATTTTTAATTTTTTTCTCATAACTTAGGCTGCGTAAGTGTTTTAAAGTTAACATCCTGAATATCACTTCTACAGGAGTTGATTTTCTTCCCGTCTTGCTGGAGAGTGGATAACGTTTTGAAAAGTCTGCTGACATTAACTCAAGCAGCTTGTCATCACAGAGCAGATGGTCAATTTGAGTCATTTGCTCATCCATTTCACCAAACAGGTGCAAGATAATGTTGAACTCCCGGTCAATGTGATATTTTTTTCGTAACACTTCTAGAGAGCCTTGTGATTGAGTATATTTTTCGTTTTCTCAATCACTGTAAGGCTTTTGGGTTTCGCACCGCGAACTAGTCTAAACTCCAGAAAGTTGGTATTGCACTAATTTAGATCATATACAAATAAGTTTCCATCTTTGGGAACAATAAACCTATTAAAGCTCAGGCAAATAGGTAAAAGCATTGATTGATGAAACTGACGAACCATTGTACCCCTCTGTTGAGAAATTGGTTCAGGAGATTGTGGCAATTAACCACGCGTGGAAAGTGGCTTGTGAATTGTTTGGACAAAATTCACATCTATCTACTTCTTCGCGGGATTTAAAAACCTGTTTACAAGTTCGTTTGTTGCGAAGTTATTCACCAGAACAGGTTTATTTAATTGAGGATAAACAATCAGAAGGTGAACCACTTTACAGCTTACGTTTACGGGAACCTATAGGAAATCGCTTATATGCAGAACATCTGCCAATGCGGGTAGCTAAAGAAGTTCTTGCGGATAAAGAATTAGAACAATTCCAAAAGATATAAACAAGAGGGGTGCAGTGTGGAAATAGCAAAAGTTTGGGGCATTATTTGGGATAATGAACCTTTTCATTGGGCAATTGCTTTTGTGTTAATAGCTGCAACTGTCGTCGAACTTTACACAGTATGGCAGTATTGGCGCTCAGAGTGTGGAACAACTGAAGCCTCGATTAAGTTTTTGAAAAATTTTAAAAATGGTAAAAATGTAAAAGTTCGCTCCTGGTTAAAAAAGCATTTAGGAACCGATGATGAAAACAGAATTAGGCAACAAAAAGAAAAGGATGGTAACTTTGTACTGATAAAATATCCATCTGTCTTAGCCCGACCCATACCTCGAACTTCCTTGCGTTTTGTGACAACCTTATGTACTGCTATCGGCGTTTTAGGAACCTTTTACGGCATACAACAGGGACTTCAAGGAATCAATTTAACTACAGATAATCCTCAGCAACTGATGAGTGACAGTAAAGTTCTGCTGGTAGGAATGAAAACAGCTTTTTCTACTTCCTTGATGGGGCTTGGTTCTGGTAGCTTGTTTACTTTAGTTTTATTTATATGTGATTTGCTACGGCAGACACGGCGTGAGAGTTTGCGTCAAAAACTAGAGAACATTGCAACTTTAAAAACGGCAGACAATGCCAATATTGAAGTAGCTGAAACACTTAGTCTTGTAGCAAAAAACTTGACTGGTTTAAAACAGTTAAATGCAGAAGGTATTGGTCAAGCTGTAGGTAGGAGTATTGCAGAACAGTTTGCAGGTTTAAATGAGTTGTCAGCCCCAGCTATTGGTCAAGCTGTAAAGCAGCAAATTTTCCCAGCCTTGGAAGCAATATTCAAAGAACAGAAAAAACTTCGGGAACTTGAAGAAAATCAAGGGCAGAGAGTATTAGAAGAACTTATCAAAGATTTACGAATCCAGGTACTTGAGCCGATTGTAGTTCGACTAGATAAAAGTGCAGAGTTAACCCAGCAAGCTTCCACGGCAGTCTTAACATTACATCAAGAACTTGGTGGTATCTCTCAAAGATTAGCAAGTTCCATCCTGACAATTCAGAACTTTCAACAAGAGACTTTGGTGCAACTCCAAGGATTTGCTCACACTTTGGGACAGACTCTAAATCAATTTCAAACAGATACAAAAGGTGTCTTACAAGAAACAGCACAAGAAATTAATCAAGCCGTAGACCACAGTATTCAGGGAATGACAGCCCAGCGAAGTGCCTTTGAAGCAAGTGCAGTCCAAGCTGCTGATACCTTCCGAGGAATCCGAGAAGAACTGCAAACAGCACTACAAGAACGCGCCGCAGTAGAACAAAAGATGCTTCAAGCTACTCAGACTGGAATTATCCAAATTCTCACCCAAGCAAATAGAACCTTTCAGGAGCAAACTAATACTCTAAAAACAGTGGGTAATCAAGCTTCTGAATTGATGAATGATGCAAAAAATAATCTTCTGGCTACTTTAGGAAATATCGACGCAACACTCACGGCAACTCGCCATACAGTAGAAAATGATTTGACAAGATTCAGAGAAGAATATCAAACAAATTTACAGACATTCTTTGAACGACAAAACAACTTACTTGAGAGAACGCTAGGCAAACAACGAGATGGATTATCGGGAGTTGTGAATAATCTTGATCAAGTCTTCCGGGAAGAATTTAAAAGACGCAGTGAATTGACTCAAGAAGTAGACAAAAGTATGACTAAAATTCAGACATCTGTCGAACAAATTAACAAGTTAGTTATTGCGGCTGGATTAAACGATACAGAACGACTAATGCAACTAGAAAATCTTGCTCGTGGTATTGGCGAACAATTACAAAAATTGGACAATTCATACAGAAACTTGAATCACAAATTTGACAGTAGCCTTCAGTCTTGGCAGAGTCATCTTGAAGGTTCTATGCAAAGAACTGTTGACTTACAGGTAAACTTTTTCAAACAGGCAGATACTTCTATGGCTAAAGTTTGTGGAGATTTACTCAAAACAGCAGAAGTTCTGGTAGCAACAAACAATAAATACTAAATTATCAATAAAGTAATTGGAATGGTTAATTTAATCAATGACGATTTTTTTGAACCAGAGTTCATAGAGGATGATGACTCTAATATTTATTTGTCTATTGGCGATTTGATGTCTGGTTTACTAATGTTCTTTGCTTTGTTATTTATAACTGCCCTACTCCAGCTTGCCCAAAAAGATGTACCAAAACGGGTAGTAATTGGCAATGTTGTGGGACAAATGAAAAGCAACAATATCAATGTCAAAGTCAACCCAGATACTGGGGATGTTAGTATCCAAGAATCAATTTTATTTGCCAAAGGAAGCACAGAACTTAAACCAGAAGGTAAAGCTTTTCTACGCCGTTTTATTCCTGTTTATAGTGGTGTGATTTTCTCAAAATCAGAATTTGAGCAGGAAATTAGCCGCGTAGTCATAGAAGGTCACACTAGCTCAGATGGAGACGATAAAACAAATCTAGAACTAAGCTTGTTGAGGTCTTCATCAG contains the following coding sequences:
- a CDS encoding OmpA/MotB family protein → MVNLINDDFFEPEFIEDDDSNIYLSIGDLMSGLLMFFALLFITALLQLAQKDVPKRVVIGNVVGQMKSNNINVKVNPDTGDVSIQESILFAKGSTELKPEGKAFLRRFIPVYSGVIFSKSEFEQEISRVVIEGHTSSDGDDKTNLELSLLRSSSVYRYIFYDMNFSTKLPLSRKILAAGRGEIESNKKIDNPGDRKVVFRFQFRSDELKKDIIKTSI
- the vapC gene encoding type II toxin-antitoxin system tRNA(fMet)-specific endonuclease VapC yields the protein MIYLLDTNVCARYLNGRSMAIREHLRATNIADIAVCSVVKGELFYGAIKSKNPERTKARQQEFLKLFVSLPFDDSAALIYGIIRVELSVRGTPIGPNDFQIAAIALANDLILVTHNTREFSRVNRLQIEDWEEES
- a CDS encoding diacylglycerol/polyprenol kinase family protein, which codes for MTNSDFMGLAFSYIYAISLLILGEGLRRLFNVQPNLTRKIIHIGAGMWIFGVLSLFNRWEIGILPFATFIGLNYLFYRYRIIGAMDTEDSSPGTIYFAISVTLLFGLLWRPDSAVDNVPVAVAGVMAMTWGDALAALIGRRFGQHKYQVGNSVRSWEGSVAMLLASTLAIFLVLLLLPGSSLSPLAIPVSAEKAFLIALVSAIFATLAEAVSPHGTDNLSVPLVTTGVAWLMMQGLSNFEFS